The DNA sequence AAGGATATGTTTTTGCAATAAGCCGGGAGATTTTCCAGGAAATTTGTGACATCGAACTCGTTCTTACAAGTGGGATATCTCCTTTTTTTCTGAATGTTGAGAGTCGGAAAAATTGTGAGGGACTTATTACACTTCTTGAACGTGAATACGAGTCAGATTCCCGCTTAAATTTACTCAAAGCCTATTTAAAAGCTTTTTGTATTGTCATTACCGAAGATCTAAGCTCACAGGAATCATCTGCAAATGACAAACAACGTATTCAAAATCTGATCGTACTAATCGAGAATTATTATACTACTAAAAAGGAAACTTCATTTTATGCTGGTGAGTTAAATGTAAGTACCCATCACCTTAATGATATCGTGCGTATTTCCAGAGGGACTACGGTAAAGAAAATGATAGCCCAAAGAATTTTACTTGAAGCGAAAAGGGAACTAAGCTTTGGAGCCTTAACGGTAAAAGAAGTAGCTTTTCAATTAGGTTTTAACGATGCTTCTTACTTTTCCCGCTTTTTTAAAAAGCAAACAGGTTATAATCCTGAGCAGTTTAAGAATATAAAAGAGTAAATCCCTAAATAATCCTCAGTTTGTGCTGGTATGCCCTCAATTGTTTCATTGAGTGTCATCTGTTTTTATAAGAATTTTGCATGATGTAAAAGTCGATGTTGACGTGTAATGATTTTAAAATTCTTTATGAAAAACCTGAGTATTATTGTATTTATTTTAGCTCTTTTAAACACTTTAGAGTCTCTGAGTATTGATCTGTATTTGCCTGCCTTTCCAAGTATGTCCAAAATTTTCCAGACCGATATCGGGCATATCCAGATTTCTATCTCTATATTTTTTGCGGGTTTTGCTATTGGGCAGCTATTGTGGGGACCTTTATCCGATAAAAAAGGAAGAAAACCTATGCTGTATTGTGGATTGATTCTTTTTATAGTAGGTGCGGTTGCCATAATTTTCACAAAAAATATCTATGTGTTATGGACAATGCGTTTTCTCCAGGCATTTGGCGGAAGTGCGGGTATTGTTATTGGCAGGGCGATCGTTATAGATTTGTATGATAAAGAAAAAGCCGTGGCCATTTTTTCCAAGCAATCTCAGATCAGTGGTATTGCTCCTATTGTTGCTCCTTTACTGGGAAGTATCTTTTTAAGATTTTGGGGATGGAACAGCGCCTTTAGTTTTTTAAGTATTTTAGGGGCTTTAACTTTATTACTTGTTGTAAGATACATCCCTGAAACTAATTCTAAATTAACATCCCCTAAAACAACTGCAAATGAGATAGGGTTAAAAGAACAGTTAAGAATAATTCTTTCGAATAGAGATTTTATAATTAATACAATTATCGGAAGTATCGCTTTTGCTTCATTAATTATCTACATTTCCAATGCACCACTGCTGTTTATGGAGATACATGGATTTTCCAGTGAGGTCTTCAGTTTTATATTTGCTTTTAATTCTTTGGCACTGATATTAGCCGCCTATATAACCCCTAAATTAATACAGCGAATAAAGAATATCAAGATTTTATTATCAGCAACTATTTTGCTGCTTTCCATGAGCAGTCTGCATTTATTGGTGTCATTATGTCAGTTGCCTGTAGGCCTTGAAGTTGTGGTGTTATTTTCTTCTCTTATTGCAATTGGTATTCTCTTTCCTATCACTACGGCTCATGCATTATCTCCTTTTAAAGAGGGGCGTGGTACTGCAGCGGCATTAATGGGCTTTATGCAATTAATGGTTACTTTTTTGATGTCAGGATTAGTAGGAATGTTGGA is a window from the Chryseobacterium sp. T16E-39 genome containing:
- a CDS encoding multidrug effflux MFS transporter translates to MKNLSIIVFILALLNTLESLSIDLYLPAFPSMSKIFQTDIGHIQISISIFFAGFAIGQLLWGPLSDKKGRKPMLYCGLILFIVGAVAIIFTKNIYVLWTMRFLQAFGGSAGIVIGRAIVIDLYDKEKAVAIFSKQSQISGIAPIVAPLLGSIFLRFWGWNSAFSFLSILGALTLLLVVRYIPETNSKLTSPKTTANEIGLKEQLRIILSNRDFIINTIIGSIAFASLIIYISNAPLLFMEIHGFSSEVFSFIFAFNSLALILAAYITPKLIQRIKNIKILLSATILLLSMSSLHLLVSLCQLPVGLEVVVLFSSLIAIGILFPITTAHALSPFKEGRGTAAALMGFMQLMVTFLMSGLVGMLEAKSIIPMIITRIALAMIAVYFAYYTFSRKKVLA
- a CDS encoding AraC family transcriptional regulator gives rise to the protein MSQGKHIPIHNLTYQEFQMTTLENGHPENFDDIHRHNFFEILWFTEVKKDSQLELDFEHYTIKNNQICIIAPGQVFNMKLRGEKGYVFAISREIFQEICDIELVLTSGISPFFLNVESRKNCEGLITLLEREYESDSRLNLLKAYLKAFCIVITEDLSSQESSANDKQRIQNLIVLIENYYTTKKETSFYAGELNVSTHHLNDIVRISRGTTVKKMIAQRILLEAKRELSFGALTVKEVAFQLGFNDASYFSRFFKKQTGYNPEQFKNIKE